One window of the Shewanella khirikhana genome contains the following:
- a CDS encoding methyl-accepting chemotaxis protein: MRKNLPVTQKENDYPSDWILLSTTDTKSIIKYANPAFCKVAGYELSQMEGQPHNMVRHPDMPPAAFEDLWSTIKKGNPWKGLVKNRCANGDHYWVDAFVTPITHNGQIVEYQSVRTKPTRASVERAEAAYKELNQKGSVSRLKVKTTMTQKLALVAALAMLPGLYLAFSSGGLGFVAWLLSVAILFGGGLMCLRRYHELVKKAQSIYNNPLMTYLYTGHTDCVAQIDLAMHMQSSELKAVLGRALDSCEQSSANAHSSAAKGEDVQGNSESLQYEMDQVATAIQEMTATLQDMACNCSDAANASQRASDESIAGDMIVTNTVKSIESMSTQLVDTSGVIADLEAQSKSIGTVLDVIQSIAEQTNLLALNAAIEAARAGEQGRGFAVVADEVRALAKRTHESTTEIQSMITLLQQGTNKAVASMHQGVDKAQACVELADKAGEALRSIREAVASITDMTHHIASAVEEQSSVSNEVSRNIVNASQLATSSSQLGEEMVHLNRGVVEKIGSQEALVKQFLLRSFKGK, encoded by the coding sequence ATGCGAAAAAATCTACCTGTAACACAGAAAGAGAATGATTATCCCTCTGATTGGATATTGCTCTCAACCACAGATACCAAGAGCATCATCAAATACGCCAACCCGGCGTTTTGCAAGGTTGCCGGCTATGAACTTTCCCAGATGGAAGGTCAGCCACATAACATGGTACGTCACCCGGACATGCCACCTGCCGCCTTTGAAGATCTCTGGAGCACCATCAAAAAGGGCAATCCCTGGAAAGGGTTAGTAAAAAACCGCTGCGCCAATGGCGATCATTATTGGGTGGACGCCTTCGTGACACCCATTACCCACAACGGTCAGATTGTAGAATACCAGTCGGTTCGCACCAAGCCCACCCGGGCGTCAGTGGAGCGTGCCGAGGCCGCCTATAAGGAGCTGAATCAAAAAGGCAGCGTCTCGCGGCTCAAGGTAAAAACCACCATGACCCAGAAGCTCGCCCTGGTGGCGGCGCTGGCCATGTTACCGGGTCTGTACCTGGCTTTCAGCAGCGGCGGCCTCGGGTTTGTGGCCTGGCTGCTCAGTGTCGCTATCCTGTTTGGTGGCGGCCTCATGTGCCTTCGCCGTTACCACGAGTTGGTCAAGAAGGCCCAGAGCATCTACAACAATCCGTTGATGACCTACCTGTATACCGGCCATACCGATTGCGTGGCGCAAATCGATTTGGCGATGCATATGCAGTCGTCTGAGCTTAAAGCGGTACTGGGCAGGGCGCTCGACTCCTGCGAGCAAAGCAGCGCCAATGCCCACAGCTCGGCCGCTAAAGGTGAAGATGTGCAGGGCAACAGTGAGTCACTGCAATATGAAATGGATCAGGTGGCAACCGCCATTCAGGAAATGACGGCAACCCTGCAGGACATGGCCTGTAACTGCAGTGATGCAGCCAATGCGTCCCAGCGTGCCAGTGATGAGTCCATTGCCGGTGACATGATAGTGACCAACACGGTCAAATCCATCGAGTCCATGTCGACCCAGCTGGTTGATACCTCAGGGGTCATTGCCGATTTGGAAGCCCAGAGCAAGAGTATTGGCACTGTGCTGGATGTGATTCAAAGTATCGCAGAGCAAACCAACCTGCTGGCATTGAACGCTGCTATTGAAGCCGCTAGGGCCGGTGAGCAGGGCCGTGGTTTTGCCGTGGTTGCCGATGAAGTGCGGGCACTTGCCAAACGCACCCATGAGTCCACCACCGAAATCCAGAGCATGATCACCTTGTTGCAGCAGGGCACCAATAAAGCGGTGGCTTCGATGCATCAGGGGGTAGATAAGGCCCAGGCCTGTGTGGAGCTGGCGGACAAGGCGGGTGAAGCACTTCGCAGTATCCGTGAGGCGGTGGCGTCCATTACCGATATGACCCATCACATTGCCAGTGCCGTGGAGGAGCAATCCAGCGTGTCCAACGAAGTGAGCCGCAATATTGTCAATGCTTCGCAGCTTGCAACTTCAAGCAGCCAACTTGGTGAGGAAATGGTGCACC
- a CDS encoding bacterioferritin-associated ferredoxin, translating to MYVCVCYAVTDTQIQQAVHQGDTTLAAVRKRLGVGSQCGKCIQMTLEVIERQLDKEPNYYEVA from the coding sequence ATGTACGTTTGCGTGTGTTATGCCGTTACCGATACCCAAATTCAGCAGGCCGTGCATCAAGGAGATACCACCCTGGCGGCGGTGAGAAAGCGTTTGGGCGTGGGCAGCCAATGTGGCAAGTGCATCCAGATGACCCTGGAGGTGATTGAGCGCCAGTTGGATAAAGAACCCAACTATTACGAAGTGGCTTAA
- the parC gene encoding DNA topoisomerase IV subunit A codes for MSDAIDLSLDGVEQMPLRRFTEEAYLNYSMYVIMDRALPHIGDGLKPVQRRIVYAMSELGLSAQSKHKKSARTVGDVLGKYHPHGDSACYEAMVLMAQPFSYRYPLVDGQGNWGAPDDPKSFAAMRYTEARLSRFSEVLLSELGQGTVDWGVNFDGTMKEPKVLPARLPHILLNGVTGIAVGMATDIPPHNARELASACIELLDNPKTELPRLMELVPGPDYPTEAEIITPSDEIARIYESGRGSIRMRAVYAMENGEVVISALPHQASSSKILEQIAAQMQAKKLPMVSDLRDESDHENPVRLVLVPRSNRVDVEQLMAHLFATTELEKSYRVNLNVLGLDGRPKVKGLKDMLTEWLEFRTETVRRRLQFRLDKVLARLHILEALMVAFLNIDEVIEIIRFHDEPKAELMARFGLSDRQAEAILELKLRHLAKLEEIKIKAEQSELEAERDKLEQILGSERRLKTLIKKELEQDAETYGDDRRSPLVVRQESRALTEQELLPTEPVTVVLSEKGWVRCAKGHDIDAEGLSYKAGDSFLCAAPGRSNQQSVFIDSSGRAFATDTHTLPSARSQGEPITTRFNLAPGETMEHVLLGEEQQHYLLASDAGYGFICSFADMVSRNKAGKALLSLPSGAKVLPPRRVDKDANPSILAITNEGRMLVFGLDALPQLAKGKGNKIIGIPSERAKLREELLIHLQLVPAESPVTLWAGKRKLTLKSADLEHYRGERGRRGAKLPRGLQRVDRVELGEGDTPVL; via the coding sequence ATGAGTGACGCCATAGACTTAAGCCTGGATGGCGTGGAGCAGATGCCGCTGAGGCGCTTCACCGAAGAGGCTTATCTCAATTATTCCATGTACGTGATCATGGACCGGGCCTTGCCCCATATCGGCGACGGTCTCAAACCGGTTCAGCGCCGTATTGTGTATGCCATGAGTGAACTGGGGCTGAGTGCCCAGTCCAAACATAAAAAATCCGCCCGTACCGTGGGTGACGTGCTGGGTAAGTATCACCCCCATGGTGACAGTGCCTGTTACGAAGCCATGGTACTGATGGCGCAGCCGTTCTCTTACCGCTACCCGCTGGTGGACGGTCAGGGTAACTGGGGGGCGCCGGACGATCCCAAGTCCTTCGCCGCCATGCGTTATACCGAAGCCAGACTGTCGCGCTTCAGTGAAGTGCTGCTGTCGGAACTTGGCCAGGGCACAGTGGACTGGGGCGTGAACTTCGACGGCACCATGAAAGAGCCCAAGGTGTTGCCGGCCCGTTTGCCGCACATTCTGCTGAACGGGGTGACAGGTATTGCCGTGGGTATGGCAACCGACATTCCGCCGCACAACGCCCGCGAGCTTGCCAGCGCCTGTATCGAGCTGTTGGACAACCCCAAAACCGAACTGCCACGACTGATGGAACTGGTGCCCGGCCCGGATTATCCCACTGAAGCCGAAATCATTACCCCCAGTGATGAGATTGCCCGCATTTATGAGTCCGGCCGTGGCTCCATCAGGATGCGCGCGGTCTACGCCATGGAAAATGGCGAAGTGGTGATCTCAGCGCTGCCGCATCAGGCCAGCTCCAGCAAGATCCTCGAGCAAATAGCCGCCCAGATGCAGGCGAAAAAGCTGCCAATGGTGTCGGATCTGCGTGACGAATCTGACCATGAAAACCCTGTGCGCCTGGTATTGGTGCCACGCTCCAACCGGGTCGACGTTGAGCAGTTGATGGCACACCTGTTCGCCACCACCGAGCTGGAAAAGAGCTACCGGGTCAACCTTAACGTACTCGGGCTCGATGGCCGTCCCAAGGTCAAAGGCCTTAAGGACATGCTCACCGAGTGGCTGGAATTCAGAACCGAAACGGTTCGCCGCCGCCTGCAATTCCGCCTCGACAAGGTGCTGGCACGTCTGCACATCCTCGAAGCCCTGATGGTCGCCTTCCTCAACATTGATGAAGTGATTGAAATCATCCGCTTCCACGATGAACCCAAGGCTGAGCTGATGGCCCGTTTTGGCCTCAGCGATCGCCAGGCGGAAGCCATCCTCGAGCTGAAACTGCGCCATCTGGCCAAGCTCGAAGAAATTAAAATCAAGGCCGAGCAGAGTGAACTCGAAGCCGAGCGCGACAAGCTGGAGCAGATCCTTGGCTCCGAGCGTCGTCTCAAGACCCTGATCAAGAAAGAGCTGGAACAGGACGCCGAGACCTATGGTGACGATCGCCGCTCACCGCTGGTGGTGCGTCAGGAGTCCCGCGCGTTGACTGAGCAGGAACTGCTGCCAACTGAACCTGTGACTGTGGTGTTGTCTGAAAAAGGGTGGGTGCGCTGCGCCAAAGGCCATGATATCGATGCTGAAGGTCTGTCTTACAAGGCCGGTGACAGCTTTCTGTGCGCCGCGCCGGGCAGAAGCAACCAGCAGAGCGTGTTTATCGACAGCTCCGGCCGGGCGTTTGCCACCGATACCCATACCTTGCCGTCGGCCCGAAGCCAGGGCGAGCCAATAACCACCCGCTTCAATCTGGCGCCGGGTGAGACCATGGAACACGTGCTGCTGGGTGAAGAGCAGCAGCACTATCTACTGGCCAGTGATGCCGGTTACGGCTTTATCTGCAGCTTTGCTGACATGGTATCGCGCAACAAGGCCGGTAAAGCGCTGCTGAGTTTACCATCCGGTGCCAAGGTGTTGCCGCCAAGGCGGGTGGATAAAGACGCCAATCCATCGATTCTGGCCATCACCAATGAAGGCCGTATGCTGGTGTTTGGGCTCGATGCGTTGCCGCAGCTTGCCAAGGGTAAGGGTAACAAGATCATCGGCATCCCGTCCGAGCGTGCCAAGCTGCGTGAAGAGCTGCTGATCCATCTGCAACTGGTGCCAGCTGAATCGCCAGTGACCCTGTGGGCCGGAAAGCGCAAGTTGACCCTGAAGAGCGCCGATCTGGAGCACTATCGCGGTGAGCGCGGCAGACGTGGCGCCAAGTTGCCCCGTGGCTTGCAGCGGGTTGACCGGGTTGAGCTGGGCGAAGGCGATACGCCTGTGCTGTAA
- a CDS encoding PQQ-dependent sugar dehydrogenase: MTWLSLPAFAEQSMTITVTKGFGIELYASDLDDAKQLAVGANGTLFVGSAKGGTITALVDANNDGRVDRRYVVGKGLENPEAIAFHNGDLYVALEEKILRYEDIEQRLRRPGRPKEVYGKLPAETKKSARAMSFGPDGRLYIAIGAPCNVCEAEAPFGSILAIDVRTGASEQIATGVRSVRGFDWSPKDGKMWFADIGRDWMGDNLPPDEINRVDTKGVHYGFPYVHATSVMEPAYEKPDNLKVTAPVFELPAHVSPMGLLFYRGEQFPAEYHNQLLVAENGSWNRSSKIGYQIVVLSIDKGEVANRETLISFLDGEFPVARPYAMAMGTDGSLFISDDLKGNVYRFFFKHEEEAATQEEQP; encoded by the coding sequence ATGACCTGGCTGTCGTTGCCGGCGTTTGCCGAGCAGTCGATGACCATTACCGTGACCAAGGGATTCGGCATCGAACTGTACGCCTCGGATCTGGACGACGCCAAGCAATTGGCCGTGGGTGCCAACGGCACCCTGTTTGTCGGTTCGGCGAAAGGTGGCACCATTACCGCATTGGTGGACGCCAACAACGATGGTCGGGTAGACCGTCGCTATGTGGTCGGCAAAGGGCTGGAAAACCCGGAAGCCATCGCATTCCACAACGGCGATTTATACGTGGCGCTGGAAGAAAAAATCCTGCGTTACGAAGACATTGAGCAGCGCCTGCGCCGCCCCGGCCGCCCCAAAGAGGTGTACGGCAAACTACCCGCCGAAACCAAAAAGAGCGCCCGCGCCATGTCATTCGGCCCTGATGGCCGCCTGTATATCGCCATTGGTGCACCCTGTAACGTCTGCGAAGCGGAAGCCCCCTTCGGTTCGATACTCGCCATCGATGTACGCACCGGCGCCAGCGAGCAAATCGCCACCGGCGTGCGCAGTGTCCGTGGTTTTGACTGGTCCCCGAAAGACGGCAAAATGTGGTTTGCCGACATAGGCCGCGACTGGATGGGCGACAACCTGCCACCGGATGAAATCAACCGCGTCGACACCAAGGGTGTGCACTACGGCTTCCCCTATGTGCACGCCACCAGTGTGATGGAACCCGCTTACGAGAAGCCGGACAACCTCAAGGTGACGGCGCCTGTATTTGAACTGCCCGCCCATGTTTCGCCCATGGGGCTGCTGTTTTATCGCGGTGAGCAGTTCCCCGCCGAGTATCACAACCAGCTGCTGGTAGCCGAAAACGGCTCCTGGAACCGCTCGAGCAAAATCGGCTATCAGATAGTGGTGCTCAGTATCGACAAGGGTGAGGTGGCTAACCGCGAAACCCTGATCAGTTTCCTCGATGGCGAGTTTCCCGTGGCCCGGCCCTATGCCATGGCAATGGGAACCGACGGTTCGCTGTTTATCTCAGATGATTTGAAAGGCAATGTTTATCGGTTCTTCTTCAAGCATGAAGAAGAGGCGGCGACGCAGGAAGAACAACCATGA
- the parE gene encoding DNA topoisomerase IV subunit B, which produces MTNQYNSDAIEVLNGLEPVKRRPGMYTDTTRPNHLGQEVIDNSVDEALAGHASRIDVILHTDNSLEVIDDGRGMPVDVHPEEGIPGVELILTKLHAGGKFSNKNYQFSGGLHGVGISVVNALSKRVEITVRRDAQVYEMAFEHGEKVEDLRVTGSCGRRNTGTSVHFWPDASYFDSPNFSITKLVHLLKAKAVLCPGLRIKFSNKQTGEVQEWYFEAGLTDYLKSAVGDVTMLPPEPFVGSFSGNNEAADWAITWLPEGGEYLAESYVNLIPTPLGGTHVNGFRQGLLESMREFCEFRNLIPRGLKLSPEDIWDKTAFILSIKMQDPQFAGQTKEKLSSRQSAAFVSGIVRDAFSLYLNSHTDLAEALAEMCIANAQKRMKAAKKVARKKVTSGPALPGKLTDCSGQDPMTSELFLVEGDSAGGSAKQARDREFQAIMPLRGKILNTWEVEASQVLASQEVHDISVAIGCDPDSDDISELRYGKICILADADSDGLHIATLLCALFLKHYRVLVERGHVYIAMPPLFRIDIGKEVYYALDESEKQGVLDRLAAEGKKGKPQVTRFKGLGEMNPLQLRETTMDPNTRRLVQLTIDDADDTVALMDMLLAKKRSGDRKTWLETKGDLAVI; this is translated from the coding sequence ATGACCAACCAATACAATTCTGATGCGATTGAAGTGCTGAATGGCCTTGAGCCTGTGAAGCGCCGCCCCGGTATGTATACCGACACCACCCGTCCCAACCATTTGGGACAGGAAGTTATCGATAACAGCGTGGACGAGGCCCTGGCGGGTCACGCCAGTCGCATCGATGTCATTCTGCACACAGACAACTCCCTCGAGGTCATCGACGATGGCCGTGGCATGCCAGTGGATGTGCATCCCGAAGAAGGCATTCCCGGGGTTGAGCTTATCCTCACCAAGCTCCATGCGGGCGGTAAGTTTTCAAACAAAAACTACCAGTTTTCAGGTGGTCTCCACGGGGTGGGGATCTCGGTGGTGAATGCGCTTTCCAAGCGGGTTGAAATTACCGTGCGCCGCGATGCCCAGGTCTATGAAATGGCCTTTGAGCATGGGGAAAAGGTTGAGGATCTTCGTGTTACCGGCAGCTGTGGCCGCCGTAACACCGGCACCAGTGTTCATTTCTGGCCCGACGCCAGCTATTTTGATTCCCCCAATTTCTCCATCACCAAGCTGGTGCATCTGCTGAAAGCCAAGGCGGTGCTCTGCCCCGGGCTTAGAATTAAATTCTCCAACAAGCAAACCGGTGAAGTGCAGGAATGGTACTTTGAGGCCGGTCTGACGGATTACCTCAAAAGTGCGGTGGGCGATGTGACCATGCTGCCGCCAGAGCCTTTCGTTGGCAGTTTTTCCGGCAATAATGAGGCCGCTGACTGGGCCATCACCTGGCTGCCGGAAGGTGGCGAGTATCTGGCCGAGAGCTACGTTAACCTGATCCCCACGCCGCTTGGCGGCACCCACGTAAATGGCTTCCGTCAGGGGTTGTTGGAATCCATGCGTGAGTTTTGTGAATTCCGCAATCTGATCCCACGCGGCCTCAAGCTGAGCCCGGAGGATATCTGGGATAAAACTGCCTTCATTTTGTCTATCAAGATGCAGGACCCGCAATTTGCCGGCCAGACCAAAGAAAAGCTCTCCAGCCGTCAGAGTGCTGCATTTGTCTCCGGCATAGTGCGTGATGCGTTTTCGCTGTACCTGAACTCCCACACAGATCTCGCCGAAGCGCTGGCCGAGATGTGTATTGCCAATGCGCAAAAGCGCATGAAGGCGGCCAAGAAGGTGGCCCGTAAAAAGGTGACCTCAGGCCCAGCGCTGCCCGGCAAGCTGACCGATTGCAGTGGTCAGGACCCCATGACATCAGAACTGTTTTTGGTGGAAGGTGACTCGGCGGGTGGCAGTGCCAAACAGGCGCGGGATCGTGAGTTCCAGGCCATCATGCCGCTGCGCGGTAAGATTTTGAATACCTGGGAGGTGGAAGCTTCGCAGGTGCTGGCATCGCAGGAAGTGCACGATATCTCTGTGGCCATTGGCTGCGACCCTGACAGCGATGATATTTCCGAGCTGCGCTACGGCAAGATTTGTATCCTCGCCGATGCCGACTCGGATGGACTGCACATTGCCACCCTGTTGTGCGCACTGTTCCTTAAGCACTATCGGGTGCTGGTGGAGCGTGGCCATGTGTATATCGCCATGCCGCCGCTGTTCCGTATCGATATCGGCAAAGAGGTGTATTACGCCCTCGATGAGTCCGAGAAGCAGGGCGTGCTCGACCGTCTGGCGGCCGAAGGCAAGAAGGGTAAGCCGCAGGTGACCCGATTCAAAGGTCTGGGTGAGATGAACCCGCTGCAACTGCGGGAAACCACCATGGACCCCAACACCCGCCGTTTAGTGCAGCTGACCATTGATGATGCCGACGATACCGTGGCGCTGATGGATATGCTGCTGGCGAAGAAGCGCTCCGGCGATAGAAAGACCTGGCTTGAAACCAAAGGCGATTTGGCTGTCATCTGA
- a CDS encoding YqiA/YcfP family alpha/beta fold hydrolase, with translation MLLYIHGFNSSPKSEKGVLTANFLASQFPGVRLLQPQLPSDIDEAAKLLADLTQEARERGEPLRFIGSSLGGFYATWLAETFGGKAALINPAVSPYDLFEEFLGPQHNPYTDEHYQVLPEHREALKSYDVEAIANPDRFFVLLQTGDEVLDYRLALDKYHCCRMLIEPGGDHSFVGFERQLPDIAAFLELP, from the coding sequence ATGCTGCTCTACATACATGGATTCAACAGCTCTCCCAAATCTGAAAAAGGCGTGCTGACGGCAAACTTCCTCGCCAGCCAGTTTCCGGGCGTACGACTGCTGCAACCGCAATTGCCATCTGATATCGATGAAGCCGCCAAGCTGCTCGCCGACCTGACCCAAGAGGCCCGCGAGCGTGGCGAACCGCTGAGATTCATAGGCTCATCCCTCGGCGGCTTTTATGCTACCTGGCTTGCCGAAACCTTTGGCGGTAAGGCTGCACTGATTAACCCTGCGGTCTCGCCCTATGATTTGTTTGAAGAGTTTCTCGGTCCGCAGCACAACCCTTATACCGACGAGCACTATCAGGTGTTGCCGGAGCACCGGGAAGCATTGAAAAGCTATGACGTGGAAGCCATAGCCAATCCCGACCGCTTTTTTGTATTATTACAAACCGGTGATGAAGTGCTGGATTACCGTTTGGCACTGGACAAATACCATTGTTGCCGGATGCTGATCGAACCCGGCGGAGACCACAGTTTTGTGGGTTTTGAGCGGCAGTTGCCGGATATCGCCGCATTTTTAGAGTTACCTTGA
- the cpdA gene encoding 3',5'-cyclic-AMP phosphodiesterase: protein MLKEAVEYSLTEGETARLVQITDPHLFASHEGQLLGVNTAQSLSAVLNTLNATHYPAHLMLATGDISQDYTPESYRNFVDAIGFLGLPCHYLPGNHDDPRVMHLHMQGPRVFGQQRIFIGNWQILMLDSTVRGKPGGHMGEVQFALIDEAIAAEPERHTLLVMHHNPILVECAWLDQHCMDNGAAFLERVSQYPQVKGVLWGHVHQALDEFYPRDNAPLPLMATPSTCIQFKPKSPYFALDHLQPGYRLLELLHDGSIHTHVYRVPGNLFAPDHNSSGY, encoded by the coding sequence GTGCTGAAAGAGGCTGTTGAATATTCACTGACAGAGGGGGAGACTGCGCGCCTGGTGCAGATCACCGACCCGCATCTGTTTGCCAGCCATGAGGGGCAACTTCTGGGTGTGAATACCGCCCAGAGTCTCTCGGCCGTGCTCAATACCCTCAACGCGACCCATTACCCCGCCCACCTGATGCTGGCCACCGGCGATATCAGTCAGGACTATACCCCCGAGTCTTACCGCAACTTTGTCGATGCCATCGGCTTTCTGGGCTTGCCTTGTCATTATCTGCCCGGCAATCACGACGATCCGCGGGTGATGCACCTGCATATGCAGGGTCCCAGAGTATTTGGTCAGCAGCGTATCTTTATTGGTAACTGGCAAATCCTGATGCTGGACAGCACAGTGCGCGGCAAGCCCGGCGGCCATATGGGCGAAGTCCAGTTTGCGCTGATTGACGAAGCCATCGCGGCCGAGCCCGAGCGCCATACTTTGCTGGTGATGCATCACAACCCTATTTTGGTTGAATGTGCCTGGCTCGATCAGCACTGCATGGATAATGGTGCGGCATTTCTTGAGCGGGTTTCGCAATACCCTCAGGTGAAAGGTGTGCTTTGGGGCCATGTGCATCAGGCGCTGGATGAGTTTTACCCCCGAGACAATGCGCCACTGCCGCTGATGGCCACCCCGTCGACCTGTATTCAGTTCAAGCCCAAATCCCCTTATTTTGCCCTGGACCATCTGCAGCCCGGCTATCGTTTGCTGGAGCTTTTGCACGATGGTAGCATTCATACCCATGTTTACCGGGTGCCAGGCAACCTGTTCGCCCCCGACCATAACTCCAGCGGTTACTGA
- a CDS encoding DUF1249 domain-containing protein, with amino-acid sequence MKPRYQPNLNGFLALCGRNYALLLRWLPEALALDAPVSVRGKHGLLKITLLENTRYTQLVEISRPLEKTPLIADPKVLVRIYHDAKLAEVLTGQQISLLSAVYDYPNLRMYQSDEKYQVNAFLEELLKIGCRNQMTVQS; translated from the coding sequence GTGAAACCCAGATATCAACCCAACCTCAATGGGTTTCTTGCCCTTTGTGGACGCAATTATGCCTTGCTGCTGCGCTGGCTGCCGGAGGCGCTCGCCCTGGATGCGCCAGTCAGTGTGCGGGGCAAACATGGGTTGCTGAAGATCACCTTGCTGGAAAATACCCGCTACACCCAATTGGTCGAAATATCCCGCCCGTTGGAAAAAACTCCGCTTATCGCAGACCCCAAGGTATTGGTTCGGATTTATCATGATGCTAAATTAGCAGAAGTGTTAACTGGTCAGCAGATTTCCCTCCTCAGTGCAGTGTATGATTACCCCAATTTGCGAATGTACCAAAGTGATGAAAAGTACCAGGTTAATGCATTCCTGGAAGAATTATTGAAGATTGGCTGTCGTAATCAGATGACAGTGCAGTCTTAA